In Sporichthyaceae bacterium, one genomic interval encodes:
- a CDS encoding precorrin-3B synthase, with translation MPAASPTRRPGPDACPGVLSVWAAADGGLARVRLPGGRVDAAAARVLADAAADLGSGVLEFTVRGNIQIRGLPTNAEADLAARLRVAGLLPSDRHDRVRNILASPLSGLLDPHRPDVGPLLAALDAALIDDDALGALPGRFLFCLDDGGGDVAALGGDVTLLAGADRWSLLLAGVDVCIAVADLAAAAVAVAAAGAFLDERAAQHSSAWRLAELGGGPARVAARLRAAGAAPGESAAPIEVPTRPRPTALGPTRQHDGRIALTVAAPGGQLSAAALHALAAAATVSGLRITPWRSVVLPDLKPADVQGVLAMLRRHDLHTDPDRVLA, from the coding sequence GTGCCTGCCGCTTCCCCCACGCGCCGCCCCGGACCGGATGCCTGCCCGGGTGTGCTGTCGGTGTGGGCGGCGGCCGACGGTGGCCTGGCGCGGGTGCGACTGCCCGGTGGTCGGGTGGACGCCGCGGCCGCCCGGGTGCTCGCCGACGCCGCTGCGGACCTGGGCTCCGGCGTGCTGGAATTCACTGTCCGCGGCAACATCCAGATCCGTGGGTTGCCCACCAACGCCGAGGCCGACCTGGCGGCGCGGTTGCGGGTGGCCGGCTTGTTGCCCAGCGACCGGCACGACCGGGTGCGCAATATTCTCGCTTCGCCGCTGAGCGGATTGCTCGATCCACATCGACCGGATGTCGGGCCGCTGCTGGCCGCGCTGGACGCGGCCCTGATCGATGACGATGCCCTCGGCGCGCTGCCGGGCCGCTTCCTGTTCTGCCTGGACGACGGCGGCGGGGATGTGGCGGCCCTGGGTGGCGACGTGACCCTGCTGGCCGGCGCCGACCGCTGGTCGCTGTTGTTGGCCGGGGTGGACGTGTGCATCGCGGTAGCGGACCTCGCCGCGGCCGCAGTGGCGGTCGCGGCGGCCGGCGCCTTCCTCGACGAACGTGCCGCGCAGCACTCGTCCGCCTGGCGGTTGGCCGAACTCGGCGGGGGCCCCGCTCGGGTCGCTGCCCGACTGCGGGCCGCGGGTGCGGCGCCGGGGGAGTCGGCGGCGCCCATCGAGGTGCCGACCCGTCCGCGGCCGACCGCACTCGGACCGACGCGCCAGCATGATGGCCGCATCGCGCTGACGGTGGCCGCGCCGGGCGGACAACTGTCCGCGGCGGCACTGCACGCGCTGGCCGCCGCGGCGACGGTCAGCGGCCTGCGCATCACCCCGTGGCGCAGCGTGGTGCTGCCCGACCTCAAACCCGCGGACGTGCAGGGTGTGCTGGCCATGTTGCGCCGGCACGACCTGCATACCGATCCGGATCGGGTGTTGGCATGA
- a CDS encoding precorrin-8X methylmutase — MSHELDYVRDGAEIYRRSFATIRAEAALDGLPGDVARVAVRMIHSCGMVDLVEDLSFSQDVVARARGALLAGAPILCDAQMVAAGITRRRLPADNPIRCMLNDSEVPALAEQLGTTRSAAAVDLWLPHLAGAVVAVGNAPTALFRLLELLADGAPAPAAVLGLPVGFIGAAESKAALVASGLPHLVVRGRRGGSAMAVAAVNAIASEDE, encoded by the coding sequence ATGAGTCATGAATTGGACTACGTCCGCGACGGGGCGGAGATCTACCGTCGGTCGTTCGCCACCATCCGCGCCGAGGCTGCGCTCGACGGACTGCCCGGCGACGTGGCCCGGGTGGCCGTACGCATGATCCACTCCTGCGGCATGGTCGATCTGGTCGAGGATCTGAGCTTCAGTCAGGACGTGGTCGCCCGCGCCCGGGGCGCGTTGCTGGCCGGCGCGCCGATCCTGTGCGACGCGCAGATGGTGGCCGCCGGCATCACCCGCCGTCGGCTACCCGCGGACAACCCGATCCGCTGCATGCTCAACGATTCCGAGGTACCCGCGCTTGCCGAGCAACTCGGCACCACCCGCTCCGCTGCCGCCGTGGATCTGTGGCTGCCGCACCTGGCGGGCGCCGTGGTGGCCGTGGGCAACGCGCCCACCGCGCTGTTCCGCCTGCTCGAACTACTCGCCGATGGCGCCCCGGCGCCGGCGGCGGTCCTCGGTTTACCGGTGGGCTTCATCGGTGCCGCCGAGTCCAAGGCGGCCCTGGTCGCCTCCGGCCTGCCGCATCTGGTGGTGCGCGGGCGGCGCGGCGGGTCGGCAATGGCCGTGGCCGCCGTCAACGCGATCGCGAGTGAGGATGAATGA